In Nitrospira sp., a single genomic region encodes these proteins:
- the larE gene encoding ATP-dependent sacrificial sulfur transferase LarE, giving the protein MTPDTLTSKLARLRSVLSDMQSVLVAFSGGIDSTLVLKVGNDELGSRALGVTAVSPTFPLLELETATRVAREIGARHEIVRTDQLTIPAFVQNDSARCFHCKTDLYRLMDGLKELRASRWVADGTNLDDLGDDRPGLTAARQWQVRSPLVEAELSKADVRALAQRLGLSTWDKPAAACLSSRIPRGTHITVEKLARVERAEAILSAEGFRKVRVRDHGEIARLEVGAEEFARFLDLELRTRIGARLRETGFRFICLDVEGYRSGGVSLG; this is encoded by the coding sequence ATGACACCGGATACTCTTACCAGCAAGCTTGCCCGCCTCCGCAGCGTCCTGTCGGACATGCAGTCCGTTCTCGTGGCATTCTCGGGAGGAATCGACAGCACGCTTGTGTTGAAAGTCGGAAACGACGAACTGGGGAGTCGGGCGCTCGGCGTCACGGCTGTCTCTCCGACTTTTCCCCTTCTCGAACTTGAAACCGCCACTCGGGTGGCCCGAGAGATCGGAGCGCGTCACGAAATTGTCCGCACCGACCAATTGACCATTCCGGCTTTCGTGCAGAACGACTCGGCCCGCTGCTTTCATTGCAAGACCGACTTGTACCGGCTGATGGACGGCCTGAAGGAGCTGCGCGCCTCGCGTTGGGTCGCGGATGGAACAAATCTCGACGACCTGGGAGACGATCGACCCGGGCTTACAGCCGCCCGCCAATGGCAGGTTCGCAGCCCGCTTGTCGAGGCGGAACTTTCCAAAGCCGACGTCCGAGCCCTCGCTCAACGTCTAGGGCTCTCGACCTGGGATAAACCGGCGGCGGCCTGCCTTTCCTCGAGAATTCCTCGCGGCACTCACATTACGGTCGAGAAACTCGCCCGCGTCGAGCGGGCCGAAGCCATTCTTTCAGCGGAGGGGTTTCGGAAGGTTCGCGTCCGGGATCATGGCGAGATCGCCCGTCTTGAAGTGGGAGCGGAAGAATTCGCGAGATTCCTTGATCTGGAGCTTCGCACGCGTATCGGCGCCCGCTTGCGAGAGACCGGCTTTCGGTTTATCTGTCTGGATGTGGAAGGATATCGATCGGGGGGAGTGAGCCTCGGCTGA
- a CDS encoding pitrilysin family protein — protein sequence MKHWIGLGLWGCLVVFAPSSLSAADIVPMRFVAPNGMTVLVLEQHFLPIVEIHSLIKTGSAQDPPDKAGLANLVASLLDEGTTSRTSKQIAEQIDFVGGSLEVRASEDFTTASARILKKDVDLGFTLLADMLQHPAFHKQEFERIRTQILGEMASDNDDPGHVAMKAFNQLVFHGHPYRWPLNGTEETLGKITVADVAAFYAKEYVPGQVILTVVGDVTVDQVTGLVQTYFGGWKKSPGPARNIRKPGVLDKKTVQLIEKDLTQSSIVLGHSGINRTNPDFYAVSVMNYILGAGGFSSRLMDSIRDKQGLAYGIMSHFDARLMPGSFWISLQTRSETTNQAITGVLAEMRGIRDAPVSDQELAEAKSFLAGSFPLRLDSTAKLAQVLAQVEFYGLGFEYFSQYPRWIERVTKEDVQRVAKQYLDPQRYALVVVGNLAKSKVKH from the coding sequence ATGAAGCATTGGATCGGGCTCGGACTTTGGGGTTGCCTGGTCGTCTTCGCTCCTTCCTCCCTATCGGCGGCCGACATCGTTCCGATGAGATTTGTCGCACCGAACGGCATGACCGTGCTGGTCCTCGAACAACATTTTCTGCCGATCGTTGAAATCCATTCGCTGATCAAGACCGGATCGGCGCAGGATCCGCCGGACAAAGCGGGGCTGGCCAATCTCGTGGCAAGTCTGCTCGACGAGGGCACGACCAGCCGTACCTCGAAACAGATCGCCGAACAGATCGACTTCGTCGGCGGATCGTTGGAGGTGAGGGCCTCCGAGGATTTCACGACGGCCTCAGCAAGGATCCTGAAGAAGGACGTGGATCTAGGGTTCACCTTGCTCGCCGACATGCTCCAACATCCGGCGTTCCATAAGCAGGAGTTCGAACGCATTCGCACCCAGATTCTCGGGGAGATGGCCAGCGACAACGACGACCCCGGCCATGTCGCGATGAAAGCGTTCAACCAATTGGTCTTCCACGGACATCCGTACCGTTGGCCGCTGAACGGAACGGAGGAGACTCTCGGCAAGATCACCGTTGCGGATGTCGCCGCCTTCTATGCCAAAGAGTATGTTCCGGGACAAGTCATCCTCACCGTCGTTGGAGATGTCACCGTCGACCAGGTCACGGGACTGGTGCAAACCTATTTCGGAGGTTGGAAAAAGTCGCCGGGGCCTGCTCGGAACATCCGAAAGCCCGGTGTCCTTGATAAAAAAACCGTGCAGCTGATTGAGAAGGATCTCACACAGTCGAGCATCGTGTTGGGACACAGCGGGATCAACCGTACGAATCCGGACTTCTATGCCGTCAGCGTCATGAACTACATCCTCGGAGCCGGGGGCTTCTCCTCCCGCCTGATGGATTCGATCCGGGACAAGCAGGGATTGGCCTACGGAATCATGAGCCATTTCGATGCGCGGCTCATGCCGGGCTCCTTCTGGATCAGCCTCCAGACGCGAAGTGAAACCACCAACCAGGCCATCACAGGAGTCCTTGCGGAAATGAGGGGCATTCGTGACGCTCCTGTCTCCGATCAAGAGCTGGCCGAGGCTAAATCGTTTCTCGCCGGCAGCTTCCCTCTTCGCCTGGATTCCACCGCCAAGCTGGCGCAGGTGCTGGCGCAGGTGGAATTCTACGGTTTGGGCTTCGAGTATTTCTCGCAGTATCCCAGGTGGATCGAGCGCGTGACCAAGGAGGACGTCCAGCGGGTCGCCAAACAGTACTTGGATCCGCAACGATATGCCCTGGTGGTCGTCGGCAATCTCGCCAAGTCCAAAGTGAAACATTGA
- a CDS encoding pitrilysin family protein: MIVQLSQHLTTWLLLVVVAFVAVPPAQASDPLEFLLSNGMKVLIVEVPKAPVATVQVWYKVGSRNEVMGRAGLSHMLEHMMFKGTNKYPNGSFSRLIRKNGGMDNAFTSQDFTAYFENLAADRVGLALELEADRMQGLVLDQNELKTEREVVKEERRLRTEDDPQGALVEALFAQAYMSHPYHWPVIGWFGDLDAMTLEDLQRHYDTYYSPNNATLLVVGDVKAESLLPTIKQLFEPIPRGPEPKPVLTMEGEQRGERRFLLKREAQVPFVMMGFRVPNFASEDSYALDILESILSRGKSSRLYQSLVYDQKLAIAVGAEYSLMQTDPGLFYFYSLVSPGQKVEQAEDALNREIRRLQNEPPTDQELQRAKNQVEAMHVFEQDSNFRHAMLLGQSESIGAGWKRVDQFLERIAAVTAKDVQRVARQYLIDDARTVGTLIPVPPKQPEPAPAAAQPGKS; this comes from the coding sequence ATGATCGTCCAACTTTCCCAGCATCTCACAACATGGTTGCTGCTCGTGGTGGTTGCCTTCGTGGCGGTGCCGCCTGCTCAGGCCAGCGATCCCCTTGAATTTCTCCTCTCGAACGGGATGAAAGTCCTGATCGTCGAAGTTCCCAAAGCTCCGGTCGCGACCGTGCAGGTCTGGTACAAGGTCGGCTCACGCAACGAGGTCATGGGACGGGCGGGATTGTCTCACATGCTCGAACACATGATGTTCAAGGGCACCAACAAGTACCCCAACGGATCGTTTTCCCGTCTGATCCGAAAGAATGGCGGAATGGACAACGCCTTCACCAGCCAAGACTTTACCGCCTACTTCGAAAATCTCGCAGCCGACCGTGTGGGCCTTGCGCTAGAGCTGGAAGCGGACCGGATGCAGGGCCTTGTTCTGGATCAGAACGAATTGAAAACCGAACGCGAGGTCGTAAAAGAAGAGCGCCGGCTCCGTACCGAAGACGACCCGCAGGGCGCGCTGGTTGAAGCCCTCTTCGCCCAAGCTTATATGAGTCATCCCTACCACTGGCCGGTGATCGGCTGGTTCGGTGATCTGGATGCCATGACCCTCGAAGATCTACAGCGACATTATGACACCTATTACTCGCCCAACAACGCCACGTTGCTGGTGGTCGGCGACGTGAAAGCCGAAAGCCTCCTCCCCACGATCAAGCAATTGTTTGAGCCTATTCCCCGTGGGCCCGAGCCCAAGCCGGTTCTGACCATGGAAGGAGAGCAGCGCGGCGAGCGCCGGTTTCTGCTCAAGCGCGAGGCGCAGGTGCCTTTCGTCATGATGGGGTTCCGCGTTCCGAATTTCGCCAGTGAGGATTCGTACGCGTTGGACATCCTGGAATCGATTCTCTCCCGCGGGAAGAGTTCGCGACTCTACCAAAGCCTCGTATACGACCAAAAACTCGCGATTGCCGTCGGAGCGGAATACAGTTTGATGCAGACGGATCCTGGTCTCTTCTATTTTTATTCGCTGGTCAGTCCCGGGCAGAAAGTGGAACAGGCTGAGGACGCGCTGAACAGGGAAATTCGCCGACTCCAGAACGAGCCTCCCACCGACCAGGAACTACAACGGGCCAAGAACCAGGTTGAAGCGATGCACGTATTCGAACAGGATTCGAACTTCCGTCACGCGATGCTGTTGGGCCAGTCCGAATCGATAGGCGCAGGGTGGAAACGAGTCGATCAATTCCTGGAGCGCATCGCCGCCGTCACGGCCAAGGATGTGCAGCGAGTCGCTCGGCAGTATTTGATAGACGATGCCCGAACCGTCGGCACACTGATTCCCGTGCCTCCGAAACAACCTGAACCGGCCCCAGCTGCCGCGCAGCCGGGAAAATCTTGA
- the rlmN gene encoding 23S rRNA (adenine(2503)-C(2))-methyltransferase RlmN, giving the protein MTRESNLIPTNLLSLDEQGMTRLVGKLTWPEYRAGQILRWLYQRRATSVDQMTDLSRADRSILKSATTIRRAAACTSFRSVDDTRKLVLTLEDGLQVETVLIPDEARLTLCVSTQVGCTLDCGFCLTGTMGLQRNLKVDEILDQVLTAQDQLGASERITNLVFMGMGEPLANFDSLADALARLTNRTWGLGFSPRRITVSTAGLASRLKDMAPLGVNLAISLNASTEGQRNRLMPAANGIASLRSLLAACRRYPLRPGRVLTFEYVLLAGVNDQIEDARRLTKLLRGLRHKINLIPFNEFPGSAFRRPVDGAVLEFQSVLKQGGVDVFIRKSRGRDVLGACGQLGNVWPPDREPALTQIESRC; this is encoded by the coding sequence ATGACTCGCGAATCGAACCTCATCCCGACGAATCTCCTGTCCTTGGACGAGCAGGGCATGACACGACTGGTCGGGAAATTGACCTGGCCTGAATACCGTGCCGGACAAATCCTGCGTTGGCTGTACCAGCGGCGGGCGACGTCGGTGGACCAGATGACCGATCTCAGCCGGGCGGATCGGTCCATCCTGAAATCGGCAACGACCATCCGACGGGCCGCTGCCTGTACGTCATTTCGCTCCGTCGATGACACCAGAAAACTGGTGCTGACGCTGGAGGACGGACTCCAGGTCGAGACGGTGTTGATACCCGATGAAGCTCGACTGACCCTCTGCGTCTCGACCCAGGTGGGATGCACGCTGGATTGCGGTTTCTGCCTGACGGGAACGATGGGCCTGCAACGAAACCTGAAGGTCGACGAGATACTCGACCAAGTTCTGACGGCGCAGGATCAGCTTGGAGCGAGCGAACGAATCACGAATCTCGTCTTCATGGGCATGGGAGAACCCCTGGCGAACTTCGACAGTCTGGCCGATGCCCTTGCGCGACTGACCAATCGAACATGGGGATTGGGATTTTCGCCAAGACGGATTACGGTTTCGACCGCCGGACTCGCCTCGCGCCTCAAAGACATGGCGCCCCTCGGCGTCAACCTGGCCATATCCTTGAATGCCAGCACGGAGGGGCAACGCAACCGGTTGATGCCCGCAGCAAATGGTATCGCGTCCCTTCGGTCACTCCTGGCGGCCTGTCGCCGCTATCCATTACGTCCTGGCCGCGTACTGACGTTTGAGTATGTGCTGCTGGCCGGGGTCAATGACCAGATTGAGGATGCCCGGCGACTCACGAAGCTGCTCCGCGGCCTGCGCCACAAGATCAACCTGATCCCGTTCAACGAATTTCCTGGGAGCGCATTCCGCCGACCGGTCGACGGCGCGGTGCTGGAATTTCAGTCCGTCCTGAAGCAGGGAGGAGTCGACGTCTTCATCCGCAAGAGTCGAGGCCGCGACGTGCTCGGCGCATGCGGCCAACTCGGCAATGTCTGGCCCCCTGACAGGGAGCCCGCCTTGACACAAATTGAATCGCGTTGTTAG